The Leifsonia williamsii genome includes a region encoding these proteins:
- a CDS encoding acyl-CoA dehydrogenase family protein → MVDTSERVAASAPAAASAAVNASDTPPAAQQDAGATGAPAGATPRVDVESLGRQLLGDWAEVRLASRELAKRPEMQKVEGLPVAEHRKRVFEQLKLLVENGQVHRAFPKSVGGGEDNGGNIAAFEELVAADPSLQIKSGVQWGLFGAAVLHLGTERHHEAYLPAIMSLEVPGAFAMTETGHGSDVASIGTTATYDPEAQEFVLQTPFRAAWKDYLGNAAVDATAAVVFAQLVTKNVNHGVHAFYVPIRDANGDFLPGIGGEDDGQKGGLNGVDNGRLHFDGVRIPRTDLLNRYGDVAEDGTYSSPIQSPGRRFFTMLGTLVQGRVSLDGSATIAAKLGLTIAITYADQRRQFTAGSDTDEEVILDYQRHQRRLLPLLATTYAASFAHEVFLHKFDDVFSGVADSDTDRQDLETIAAALKPLSTWHALDTLQEAREACGGAGFLTENRLTSLRQDLDIWVTFEGDNNVLLQLVAKRLLTDFSRKFAKADAGALARYVVTQAAGRAYHGTGLRSVAQTVRDFGSTARSVNWLQEPATQRELLTDRVETMIGQIAGRLRPASKLGKKAAADLFNAQQNELIEAARAHGELLQWEAFTEALEHTEDAGTRQVLTWLRDLFGFGLIEKHLAWYLMNGRLSPQRAQAVTAYIDRLLTRIRPHAVDLVDAFGYGPELVRAKIASGAEAERQAEARAYYAERRAAGTLPVPEKSQKKR, encoded by the coding sequence ATGGTCGACACCTCCGAGCGCGTCGCCGCGTCCGCCCCTGCCGCCGCGTCCGCCGCCGTCAACGCCTCCGACACCCCGCCCGCCGCCCAGCAGGATGCAGGCGCAACCGGCGCCCCCGCCGGCGCCACCCCGCGCGTCGACGTCGAATCGCTCGGCCGTCAGCTCCTGGGCGACTGGGCCGAGGTCCGCCTCGCCTCTCGCGAGCTCGCGAAGCGCCCGGAGATGCAGAAGGTGGAGGGCCTCCCCGTCGCCGAGCACCGCAAGCGCGTCTTCGAGCAGCTCAAACTCCTGGTCGAGAACGGCCAGGTGCACCGCGCCTTCCCGAAGTCCGTCGGCGGCGGCGAGGACAACGGCGGCAACATCGCCGCGTTCGAGGAGCTGGTCGCGGCCGACCCGTCCCTCCAGATCAAGTCCGGCGTCCAGTGGGGCCTGTTCGGCGCCGCCGTGCTGCACCTCGGCACCGAACGCCACCACGAGGCGTACCTGCCCGCGATCATGTCGCTGGAGGTGCCGGGCGCCTTCGCGATGACCGAGACCGGGCACGGCTCCGACGTCGCCAGCATCGGCACCACCGCGACCTACGACCCGGAGGCGCAGGAGTTCGTCCTGCAGACCCCGTTCCGCGCCGCGTGGAAGGACTACCTCGGCAACGCCGCGGTCGACGCCACCGCCGCCGTCGTGTTCGCCCAGCTCGTCACCAAGAACGTGAACCACGGCGTGCACGCCTTCTACGTGCCGATCCGCGACGCCAACGGCGACTTCCTCCCCGGGATCGGTGGAGAGGACGACGGACAGAAGGGCGGCCTCAACGGCGTCGACAACGGGCGGCTGCACTTCGACGGCGTCCGCATCCCGCGCACCGACCTGCTCAACCGGTACGGCGACGTCGCCGAGGACGGCACGTACAGCTCGCCCATCCAGAGCCCAGGCCGTCGCTTCTTCACCATGCTCGGCACGCTCGTGCAGGGCCGTGTCTCGCTCGACGGCTCCGCGACGATCGCCGCGAAGCTGGGCCTGACCATCGCGATCACCTACGCCGACCAGCGCCGCCAGTTCACCGCCGGCAGCGACACCGACGAGGAGGTGATCCTCGACTACCAGCGCCACCAGCGCCGCCTGCTGCCGCTGCTGGCGACCACGTACGCGGCGAGCTTCGCCCACGAGGTGTTCCTGCACAAGTTCGACGACGTGTTCAGCGGCGTGGCCGACAGCGACACCGACCGGCAGGACCTCGAGACGATCGCGGCGGCGCTCAAGCCGCTCAGCACCTGGCACGCGCTCGACACCCTGCAGGAGGCCCGCGAGGCCTGTGGAGGCGCGGGCTTCCTCACGGAGAACCGCCTCACCTCCCTGCGCCAGGACCTCGACATCTGGGTCACCTTCGAGGGCGACAACAACGTGCTGCTGCAACTGGTCGCGAAGCGCCTGCTCACCGACTTCAGCCGCAAGTTCGCGAAGGCCGACGCCGGCGCGCTCGCCCGGTACGTCGTCACGCAGGCCGCCGGCCGCGCGTACCACGGCACGGGCCTGCGGAGCGTCGCGCAGACGGTCCGCGACTTCGGCTCGACCGCCCGCTCGGTGAACTGGCTGCAGGAGCCCGCGACGCAGCGCGAGCTGCTCACCGACCGCGTGGAGACGATGATCGGCCAGATCGCCGGCCGCCTGCGCCCCGCCTCCAAGCTGGGCAAGAAGGCCGCGGCCGACCTGTTCAACGCGCAGCAGAACGAGCTCATCGAGGCCGCCCGCGCCCACGGCGAGCTGCTGCAGTGGGAGGCGTTCACGGAGGCGCTGGAGCACACCGAGGACGCCGGCACGCGCCAGGTGCTCACCTGGCTGCGCGACCTCTTCGGCTTCGGCCTGATCGAGAAGCACTTGGCCTGGTACCTGATGAACGGCCGGCTCTCACCCCAGCGCGCACAGGCGGTCACGGCGTACATCGACCGGCTGCTCACCCGCATCCGCCCCCACGCGGTCGACCTGGTCGACGCCTTCGGCTACGGGCCGGAGCTCGTCCGCGCGAAGATCGCGAGCGGCGCCGAGGCCGAGCGCCAGGCGGAGGCCCGGGCGTACTACGCGGAGCGGCGCGCGGCGGGGACGCTGCCGGTCCCGGAGAAGTCGCAGAAGAAGCGCTGA
- a CDS encoding DapH/DapD/GlmU-related protein has product MARMIEELEDETGAVIKYKRHANGRGLVAPSARVAESAYVEPTAYVEADARVGLDAYIGAGSWIDSGATIGDRAFVGANVHVGAGSVVGSGAKIGSNAKLGAKTMIGNGARVDRDAQLAEGAVVQLRGAAAARAALTAAPRVPRATRAQQPPRAARRQAPRRAA; this is encoded by the coding sequence ATGGCACGAATGATCGAGGAGCTCGAGGACGAGACCGGCGCAGTGATCAAGTACAAGCGGCACGCCAACGGACGAGGGCTCGTCGCGCCCTCCGCGCGTGTTGCCGAGTCGGCCTACGTTGAGCCGACAGCGTACGTGGAGGCCGACGCCCGGGTGGGCCTCGACGCCTACATCGGCGCCGGGAGCTGGATCGACTCGGGTGCCACGATCGGCGACCGCGCGTTCGTGGGCGCGAACGTCCACGTCGGCGCGGGCAGCGTCGTCGGCAGCGGCGCGAAGATCGGCAGCAACGCCAAGCTCGGCGCCAAGACGATGATCGGCAACGGCGCGCGCGTCGACCGCGACGCCCAGCTCGCCGAGGGCGCGGTCGTGCAGCTCCGCGGAGCCGCCGCCGCCCGGGCCGCCCTCACCGCGGCCCCGCGCGTCCCGCGCGCCACCCGCGCGCAGCAGCCCCCGCGCGCGGCACGCCGCCAGGCTCCCCGGCGCGCGGCCTAG
- the recQ gene encoding DNA helicase RecQ — protein sequence MNWNAWVPDDRDAPPPDEEPPFPDVADDPSLVDGYAGDPFAEPTWAVAPVGGVGGAGGAGGAGGAGGAGARVAPPRPPAAPRATPARFASPREALREVFGYDAFRGQQEAIIDRVAAGGDAVVLMPTGGGKSLCYQIPSLVREGTGVVVSPLIALMQDQVDALTAVGVRAAFLNSTQDAGQRAAVERAYLGGELDILYVAPERLSSEATKRFLERGRIALFAIDEAHCVSQWGHDFRPDYLALSELADRWPDVPRIALTATATEATHKELTQRLRLEGAEHFVSDFDRPNIQYRIVPKVDVRKQLLDFITVEHPGDAGIVYALSRNSVERTAEFLSARGLTALPYHAGLDAGLRARTQSRFLREEGVIVVATIAFGMGIDKPDVRFVAHVDLPKSVEGYYQETGRAGRDGLPSTAWLAYGLQDVVQQRRMIDDSPGDLAHRRRLTQHLDAMLALCETVQCRRVNLLGYFGQRSTPCGNCDTCLQPPESWDGTVPAQKLLSTVVRLQRERNQRFGAGHLVDILRGKRTPRVDQYGHDRLATWAIGDDLSESQWRGVVRQLIAQELLTPEGEYGVLTITPASASVLSGERRVVLRREPERPERASRSSGRSAAAAEVSAADQPLFEALRTWRAGEARSQGVPAYIVFGDATLRAVAAARPASLTDLDGISGIGAKKREAYGEALLEVVAAAS from the coding sequence ATGAACTGGAACGCCTGGGTGCCCGACGATCGGGACGCGCCGCCGCCGGATGAGGAGCCGCCCTTCCCCGACGTCGCCGACGACCCGTCGCTGGTCGACGGCTACGCGGGCGATCCGTTCGCGGAGCCCACGTGGGCGGTGGCGCCGGTGGGTGGCGTGGGCGGCGCGGGTGGCGCGGGCGGCGCGGGTGGCGCGGGTGGCGCGGGTGCGCGTGTCGCTCCTCCTCGTCCACCGGCCGCGCCGCGGGCGACGCCGGCGCGCTTCGCGTCCCCGCGCGAGGCGCTGCGCGAGGTGTTCGGGTACGACGCCTTCCGCGGCCAGCAGGAGGCGATCATCGACCGGGTCGCCGCCGGCGGCGACGCCGTCGTGCTGATGCCGACGGGCGGCGGCAAGAGCCTGTGCTACCAGATCCCGTCGCTGGTCCGCGAGGGCACCGGCGTCGTGGTCTCCCCGTTGATCGCCCTCATGCAGGACCAGGTCGACGCGCTGACCGCGGTCGGCGTGCGGGCCGCCTTCCTCAACTCCACGCAGGATGCCGGCCAGCGCGCGGCGGTCGAACGCGCATACCTCGGCGGAGAGCTCGACATCCTCTATGTGGCGCCCGAGCGGCTGTCGTCGGAGGCGACCAAGCGCTTCCTCGAGCGGGGCCGCATCGCCCTGTTCGCCATCGACGAGGCGCACTGCGTCTCCCAGTGGGGGCACGACTTCCGGCCCGACTACCTCGCGCTGTCCGAGTTGGCGGACCGCTGGCCCGACGTCCCCCGCATCGCCCTCACCGCCACCGCGACCGAGGCGACGCACAAGGAGCTCACCCAGCGGCTCCGGCTCGAGGGCGCCGAGCACTTCGTGTCGGACTTCGACCGGCCCAACATCCAGTACCGCATCGTGCCCAAGGTCGACGTGCGCAAGCAGCTCCTCGACTTCATCACCGTGGAGCACCCGGGTGACGCGGGCATCGTCTACGCGCTCTCGCGCAACTCGGTCGAGCGCACGGCCGAGTTCCTCTCCGCCCGCGGTCTGACCGCTCTGCCCTATCACGCCGGCCTCGACGCGGGCCTGCGGGCGCGCACCCAGTCGCGGTTCCTCCGCGAGGAGGGCGTGATCGTCGTCGCCACCATCGCCTTCGGCATGGGCATCGACAAGCCCGACGTGCGGTTCGTCGCGCACGTCGACCTCCCGAAGTCCGTCGAGGGGTACTACCAGGAGACCGGCCGCGCCGGCCGTGACGGCCTCCCCTCGACCGCGTGGCTGGCGTACGGGCTGCAAGACGTCGTGCAGCAGCGCCGGATGATCGACGACTCCCCGGGCGACCTCGCCCACCGGCGGCGGCTCACCCAGCACCTCGACGCCATGCTCGCGCTGTGCGAGACGGTCCAGTGCCGACGGGTCAACCTGCTCGGCTACTTCGGGCAGCGCTCGACGCCGTGCGGCAACTGCGACACCTGCCTGCAGCCGCCGGAGAGCTGGGACGGCACGGTTCCCGCCCAGAAACTGCTCTCGACGGTCGTGCGGCTGCAGCGCGAGCGCAACCAGCGGTTCGGCGCCGGTCATCTGGTCGACATCCTCCGCGGCAAGCGCACGCCGCGCGTCGACCAGTACGGCCACGACCGGCTCGCCACCTGGGCGATCGGCGACGACCTCAGCGAGAGCCAGTGGCGCGGGGTGGTCCGCCAGCTCATCGCGCAGGAGCTGCTCACGCCGGAGGGGGAGTACGGCGTGCTGACCATCACCCCGGCCAGCGCGTCCGTGCTCTCGGGCGAGCGGCGCGTGGTGCTCCGGCGCGAGCCGGAGCGTCCCGAGCGCGCGAGCCGGTCCTCCGGCCGGAGCGCGGCTGCCGCCGAGGTCTCGGCCGCCGACCAGCCGCTGTTCGAGGCGCTGCGCACCTGGCGCGCGGGGGAGGCCCGGTCGCAGGGCGTACCCGCGTACATCGTGTTCGGCGACGCGACCCTGCGGGCGGTGGCGGCGGCGCGCCCCGCCTCGCTCACCGACCTCGACGGCATCTCGGGCATCGGCGCCAAGAAGCGCGAGGCGTACGGCGAGGCCCTGCTGGAGGTGGTGGCCGCAGCCTCCTGA
- a CDS encoding dihydrofolate reductase family protein, with the protein MPRLIVTQFMTLDGVVEAPGGETTHRHSGWTMPYGTDDLVAFKLREVQEAGSLLLGRRTYEQFAEAWPPREGPFADAMNALPKTVVTSRAGELGWNATALVADRQLGGVRAAVQGLKEQEGDAPILVPGSASLVRSLLVWGLVDELRLLTYPVLVGGGVRIFPDDREKWAFELTTLDRFESGAVLHIYRLAGS; encoded by the coding sequence ATGCCTCGCCTGATCGTCACCCAGTTCATGACCCTCGACGGGGTCGTGGAGGCGCCGGGCGGCGAGACGACGCACCGCCACTCCGGCTGGACCATGCCGTACGGCACCGACGACCTGGTCGCCTTCAAGCTGCGGGAGGTGCAGGAGGCCGGCTCGCTGCTCCTCGGCCGCCGCACCTACGAGCAGTTCGCCGAGGCGTGGCCGCCGCGCGAGGGGCCGTTCGCCGACGCCATGAACGCGCTGCCCAAGACGGTCGTGACCTCCCGCGCCGGCGAGCTCGGCTGGAACGCCACGGCCCTGGTCGCCGACCGGCAGCTGGGCGGGGTCCGCGCGGCCGTGCAGGGGCTGAAGGAGCAGGAGGGCGACGCGCCCATCCTCGTTCCTGGCAGCGCGTCGCTGGTGCGCTCGCTGCTGGTCTGGGGGCTGGTCGACGAGCTGCGCCTCCTGACCTACCCGGTGCTCGTCGGCGGCGGGGTGCGCATCTTCCCCGACGACCGCGAGAAGTGGGCCTTCGAGCTGACGACCCTCGACCGCTTCGAGTCGGGCGCCGTGCTGCACATCTACCGCCTGGCCGGGAGCTGA
- a CDS encoding EamA family transporter, protein MPAALLGLLSALVYGSADFVGGVAARRVGAVRTTALGAVSGLALLLLALPVVGGAWSASAVGWAAASGVVGSAAIFLLYACLAVGPMSILSPLTAVVSAVVPMIVGLIGGDRFAPIGYVALGLALVAVVLVGFVPERGAVRPSGRALLMAVGAGAGIGLFLVLLDQTPADSGLVPLIVNRAVNGAIMWSVVGAMVVAARRARAPGDRLPGAGLPRARLPRAGLLLAALSGVIDATANTIILLGLRLGDLTTMSVLVALYPAGTILLAALVLRERVAPVQWAGLALAVIAAALLSIA, encoded by the coding sequence ATGCCGGCCGCCCTGCTGGGGCTGCTCTCGGCACTCGTCTACGGCTCCGCGGACTTCGTCGGCGGCGTGGCCGCGCGTCGCGTCGGCGCTGTGCGCACGACGGCGCTCGGGGCGGTGAGCGGGCTCGCGCTGCTGCTCCTGGCGCTGCCCGTCGTCGGCGGCGCGTGGTCGGCATCCGCGGTCGGCTGGGCCGCGGCCTCCGGCGTCGTCGGGTCGGCGGCCATCTTCCTGCTGTACGCCTGCCTGGCCGTCGGGCCGATGAGCATCCTGTCGCCGCTGACCGCGGTGGTGTCGGCCGTGGTGCCCATGATCGTCGGCCTGATCGGCGGGGACCGGTTCGCGCCGATCGGCTACGTCGCCCTCGGGCTGGCGCTGGTAGCGGTGGTGCTCGTCGGGTTCGTTCCTGAGCGAGGGGCCGTGCGCCCCTCCGGTCGCGCGCTGCTGATGGCGGTCGGAGCGGGAGCCGGCATCGGCCTGTTCCTGGTGCTGCTCGACCAGACCCCGGCCGACTCGGGCCTGGTGCCGCTGATCGTCAACCGCGCCGTCAACGGGGCGATCATGTGGAGCGTCGTGGGCGCGATGGTGGTGGCGGCGCGGCGGGCGCGGGCGCCCGGCGACCGCCTCCCCGGTGCTGGCCTCCCCCGTGCCCGCCTCCCCCGTGCCGGCCTCCTTCTGGCCGCCCTCTCGGGCGTGATCGACGCGACGGCGAACACGATCATCCTGCTGGGCCTGCGCCTCGGCGACCTCACGACCATGTCGGTGTTGGTCGCGCTGTACCCGGCCGGCACGATCCTCCTCGCCGCCCTCGTGCTGCGCGAGCGCGTCGCGCCCGTGCAGTGGGCGGGGCTCGCGCTCGCCGTGATCGCCGCCGCCCTGCTCTCGATCGCCTGA
- a CDS encoding amino acid permease, which produces MSAPHDPADDLENRREHLGDVSQAVQDFASEQEGYHKSLSSRQLQMIAIGGAIGTGLFLGAGGRLEQGGPILVLVYAVCGFFAFLVLRALGELVLHRPSSGSFVSYAREFYGEKMAYVAGWMYFLNWAMTAIVDSTAVALYVKYWSAFSSVPQWLLALIALIVVVSLNLISVKVFGEMEFWFALIKVGALVAFLLVGIVVLAAGWPTDLGPTGIPMLAENGWLLPNGVGTIAMALVLVQGVVFAYAAIELVGIAAGETAEPERIMPKAINSVVFRIAVFYCGSVLLLALLLPASAYSGDESPFVTFFTHLGGPQTGAIIGSVMNFVVLTAALSSLNAGMYSTGRILHSLAQTGASPAFTGRMNARGVPYGGILLTAAIGVLGVFLNLVVPEEAFNIVLNVASLGIITSWAMIVLCQMQLRKWSLQGKLERPSFRLFGAPFTAWLTLAFLAAVLVLMAFDYPTGTWTVASLVVIIPLLVLGWYLQRGRILAIAKQREGYTGAHPVIAARPGQERGQQERSQEERRRRGSTPGGDAPRRRG; this is translated from the coding sequence ATGTCGGCACCCCATGACCCCGCTGACGACCTGGAGAACCGGCGCGAGCACCTCGGCGACGTGAGCCAGGCGGTCCAGGACTTCGCCAGCGAGCAGGAGGGCTACCACAAGTCCCTGTCGTCGCGGCAGCTGCAGATGATCGCCATCGGCGGCGCCATCGGCACCGGCCTCTTCCTCGGCGCCGGAGGGAGGCTCGAGCAGGGCGGCCCCATCCTCGTGCTCGTGTACGCGGTGTGCGGCTTCTTCGCCTTCCTCGTGCTGCGCGCGCTCGGCGAGCTGGTGCTGCACCGGCCGTCGTCCGGATCGTTCGTGTCGTACGCGCGCGAGTTCTACGGCGAGAAGATGGCGTACGTCGCCGGGTGGATGTACTTCCTCAACTGGGCGATGACCGCGATCGTCGACTCCACCGCCGTCGCCCTCTACGTGAAGTACTGGAGCGCCTTCTCGTCGGTGCCGCAGTGGCTGCTGGCGCTGATCGCGCTGATCGTCGTCGTGAGCCTCAACCTCATCTCGGTGAAGGTGTTCGGCGAGATGGAGTTCTGGTTCGCGCTGATCAAGGTGGGCGCGCTCGTGGCCTTCCTCCTCGTCGGCATCGTCGTGCTGGCGGCCGGCTGGCCGACCGACCTCGGCCCGACCGGCATCCCGATGCTGGCCGAGAACGGCTGGCTGCTGCCGAACGGCGTCGGCACCATCGCGATGGCGCTCGTGCTCGTACAGGGCGTCGTCTTCGCATACGCGGCCATCGAGCTCGTCGGCATCGCGGCCGGCGAGACCGCGGAGCCCGAGAGGATCATGCCGAAGGCGATCAACAGCGTGGTCTTCCGCATCGCCGTCTTCTACTGCGGCTCGGTGCTGCTGCTGGCCCTGCTGCTCCCGGCGAGCGCGTACAGCGGCGACGAGAGCCCCTTCGTCACCTTCTTCACGCACCTCGGCGGTCCGCAGACCGGCGCGATCATCGGCTCGGTCATGAACTTCGTGGTGCTCACCGCCGCGCTGTCGAGCCTCAACGCCGGCATGTACTCCACCGGCCGCATCCTCCACTCGCTCGCGCAGACCGGCGCCTCCCCCGCCTTCACCGGCCGGATGAATGCTCGCGGCGTCCCGTACGGCGGCATCCTGCTCACCGCGGCGATCGGCGTGCTCGGCGTCTTCCTCAACCTGGTGGTGCCGGAGGAGGCGTTCAACATCGTGCTGAACGTCGCCTCCCTCGGCATCATCACCAGCTGGGCGATGATCGTGCTCTGCCAGATGCAGCTGCGGAAGTGGTCGCTGCAGGGAAAGCTGGAGCGACCGTCGTTCCGGCTGTTCGGGGCGCCGTTCACCGCGTGGCTGACGCTCGCCTTCCTCGCGGCGGTGCTGGTGCTGATGGCATTCGACTACCCGACGGGCACGTGGACCGTCGCGTCGCTCGTCGTCATCATCCCGCTGCTCGTGCTCGGCTGGTACCTGCAGCGCGGCCGCATCCTCGCCATCGCGAAGCAGCGCGAGGGCTACACGGGGGCGCACCCGGTCATCGCGGCGCGCCCGGGTCAGGAGCGGGGTCAGCAGGAGCGGAGCCAGGAGGAGCGTCGCCGGCGCGGCTCCACTCCGGGCGGAGACGCTCCACGCCGTCGAGGATGA
- a CDS encoding TetR/AcrR family transcriptional regulator: MTAATGAKGASRPRLSRDAVLAAALPMADREGLDGLSMRALAQRLGVVPMALYKHVANKDELIDGIVDLVWAEVEPPDAADPPNAADPPDAADPPDAADLQSWRPAMRARAASLRQALRRHPWAVGLMETRMRPGPANLFQHNAMMGCLRRAGFSFRTTVHVTSVLDAYVYGFALQEKTLPFDTAEESGALAAQKLAQQQQEERPPAELAAAFPYLMEVVAELAAQGYDYDAEFATGLDLILDGVERLRPEWSRAGDAPPGSAPADPAPDPGAPR; encoded by the coding sequence GTGACCGCAGCGACCGGAGCGAAGGGGGCCTCCCGCCCGCGCCTCTCACGCGACGCCGTGCTCGCCGCCGCCCTCCCGATGGCAGACCGCGAGGGCCTCGACGGGCTCAGCATGCGCGCGCTCGCCCAGCGGCTCGGCGTCGTGCCGATGGCCCTCTACAAGCACGTCGCCAACAAGGACGAGCTGATCGACGGCATCGTCGACCTGGTCTGGGCGGAGGTCGAGCCGCCCGACGCCGCCGACCCGCCCAACGCCGCCGACCCGCCCGACGCCGCCGACCCGCCCGACGCCGCCGACCTGCAGAGCTGGCGCCCGGCGATGCGGGCCCGCGCAGCCTCCCTCCGCCAGGCCCTCCGCCGTCACCCCTGGGCGGTCGGGCTGATGGAGACGCGGATGCGGCCGGGCCCCGCGAACTTGTTCCAGCACAACGCGATGATGGGGTGCCTGCGTCGCGCCGGCTTCTCCTTCCGCACGACCGTGCACGTGACGTCGGTGCTCGACGCCTACGTCTACGGCTTCGCGCTGCAGGAGAAGACCCTCCCCTTCGACACGGCCGAGGAGTCGGGCGCGCTCGCCGCGCAGAAGCTCGCCCAGCAGCAGCAGGAGGAGCGGCCCCCGGCCGAGCTGGCCGCCGCCTTCCCGTATCTGATGGAGGTCGTGGCCGAACTCGCCGCGCAGGGCTACGACTACGACGCCGAGTTCGCGACCGGCCTCGACCTCATCCTCGACGGCGTGGAGCGTCTCCGCCCGGAGTGGAGCCGCGCCGGCGACGCTCCTCCTGGCTCCGCTCCTGCTGACCCCGCTCCTGACCCGGGCGCGCCGCGATGA
- a CDS encoding DUF4386 domain-containing protein: protein MTALATPLSVRHRRSSLTAGVLFLVTFVSAIVGAQLYGGALSDPRWVLGGASDTGPLIGAVCELVLIAANIGTALALLPVLRERFPALSHGYVAARLVECGFIAVGILSVLTVVTLQRAAGDSGSGSGSGSGSADGAALVTTAGAFVALHDWTFLLGPGFVVGLGNGLLLGWMMLRSGLVPHWMAWFGLIGGPLVSLSGIAVMFGAYGQFSPASAVLTLPEIVWEASLGIYLTVHGFRRPGVVGDVAQMSA, encoded by the coding sequence ATGACCGCCCTCGCCACACCCCTGTCCGTCCGTCACCGGCGCTCCTCCCTGACCGCCGGTGTGCTCTTCCTCGTCACGTTCGTCTCGGCCATCGTGGGCGCGCAGCTGTACGGAGGCGCGCTCAGCGACCCGCGCTGGGTGCTGGGCGGAGCCTCCGACACCGGACCCCTGATCGGCGCCGTGTGCGAGCTCGTGCTGATCGCGGCGAACATCGGCACCGCGCTCGCGCTGCTACCCGTGCTGCGCGAGCGGTTCCCCGCCCTGTCGCACGGCTACGTCGCCGCACGGCTGGTCGAGTGCGGCTTCATCGCGGTCGGCATCCTGAGCGTGCTGACCGTGGTGACGTTGCAGCGCGCGGCCGGCGACTCCGGCTCCGGCTCCGGCTCCGGGTCCGGCTCCGCTGACGGCGCGGCGCTGGTGACGACGGCCGGGGCGTTCGTGGCGCTGCACGATTGGACGTTCCTGCTCGGCCCCGGCTTCGTCGTGGGGCTGGGCAACGGCCTCCTGCTCGGCTGGATGATGCTCCGCTCGGGGCTCGTGCCGCACTGGATGGCGTGGTTCGGCCTGATCGGCGGCCCGCTGGTGTCGCTCTCGGGCATCGCCGTGATGTTCGGCGCGTACGGGCAGTTCAGCCCGGCCTCGGCGGTGCTGACCCTTCCCGAGATCGTGTGGGAGGCGTCGCTGGGCATCTACCTGACCGTGCACGGCTTCCGCCGCCCCGGGGTGGTGGGAGATGTGGCGCAAATGTCGGCTTAG
- a CDS encoding MarR family winged helix-turn-helix transcriptional regulator encodes MRTEHDDLGRPTAEDDDVPGRLALAIGRLNRRIRSSTGGLSHGQLSALSTIVRRGPLRPGELAAIEVVAAPTITRVISDLEGRGLVAREPDPDDGRSFFVSASDAGIALLLEARTDRARAVSAVLAELTPAQRRTIAAALPALEEAAQLLPAPS; translated from the coding sequence GTGCGAACCGAGCATGACGATCTGGGACGGCCGACGGCCGAGGACGACGATGTCCCCGGCCGCCTGGCCCTGGCGATCGGCCGGCTGAACCGCCGCATCCGCTCCTCCACCGGCGGCCTCAGCCACGGTCAGCTCTCGGCGCTGTCGACGATCGTGCGCCGCGGCCCGCTGCGCCCGGGCGAGCTGGCGGCGATCGAGGTGGTCGCGGCTCCCACGATCACGCGGGTGATCTCGGACCTGGAGGGGCGCGGCCTGGTCGCGCGCGAGCCCGACCCCGACGACGGCCGCTCCTTCTTCGTCTCGGCCAGCGACGCCGGCATCGCCCTGCTGCTGGAGGCCCGCACCGACCGCGCCCGCGCGGTCTCGGCCGTGCTCGCCGAGCTCACGCCTGCGCAGCGCCGCACGATCGCGGCCGCCCTCCCCGCCCTGGAGGAGGCGGCGCAGCTGCTCCCCGCCCCCTCCTGA